One segment of Pyricularia oryzae 70-15 chromosome 3, whole genome shotgun sequence DNA contains the following:
- a CDS encoding squalene monooxygenase, with protein MTTKVETQDPQVQVDRRSKYHEADVVVVGAGVFGCAIAYALANQGRSILLLERWMHEPDRIVGELLQPGGVASLKKLGLGHCLEGIDAQPCYGYHVMHKGDEVAIPYPYMDDEGCIVTDMNKKQIPTDDHVNGHTNNHTIDGHANGNGHLYNGGYEKLEPMATKPEGRSFHHGRLITNLRKSCLAHKNITVVETEVTATIRGTHTPQVLGVEARTTDKSTGKKHADCFFGQLTIIADGYASKFRKQYISRAPIVRSKFYALELIDCPLPPYGYGHVVIGEKHLALLYQIGSHETRCLIDVPENLPAASPANGGVRGYLHKVVIPSLPESVRPSALKALSDGKIPRSMPNSWLPPTPQTQHEGILILGDAMNMRHPLTGGGMTVAFNDALLVAELLDPDVVPSLSDTAAVRAAMKTFHWRRKRLTSIVNVLAQALYSLFAASDWRLDALRRGCFEYFQRGITDEPCAMLAGLLESPTTLAYHFFSVAFVALWLHLSGSIGSPAGLWKLPMVLIECVMILWKACVVFLPVMWAEAA; from the coding sequence ATGACGACAAAGGTTGAAACGCAGGATCCCCAGGTCCAGGTGGATCGGAGGTCCAAATACCATGAGGCCGATGTGGTAGTTGTCGGAGCTGGCGTCTTCGGATGCGCCATCGCATACGCGCTAGCAAACCAGGGCAGGAGCATCCTGCTGTTGGAGAGATGGATGCATGAGCCAGACCGGATTGTCGGCGAGCTGCTGCAGCCCGGCGGCGTCGCCTCCCTCAAGAAGCTCGGTCTCGGTCACTGCCTCGAGGGCATCGATGCACAACCTTGTTACGGCTACCACGTCATGCACAAGGGCGATGAGGTCGCCATCCCGTACCCGTACATGGACGACGAAGGCTGTATCGTGACCGACATGAACAAGAAGCAGATCCCCACCGATGATCACGTCAACGGTCACACCAATAATCACACCATTGACGGCCATGCCAACGGCAACGGTCACCTGTACAACGGCGGCTACGAAAAGCTCGAGCCGATGGCGACGAAGCCTGAGGGCCGCTCCTTTCATCATGGAAGGCTGATAACGAACCTAAGAAAGTCTTGCCTTGCGCACAAGAATATCACAGTGGTGGAGACGGAGGTGACGGCGACCATCCGGGGAACCCACACTCCCCAGGTTCTCGGCGTGGAGGCGCGGACCACGGACAAGTCGACGGGAAAGAAGCACGCAGActgcttctttggccaattgACCATCATCGCGGATGGCTATGCGTCCAAATTCCGCAAGCAGTACATCTCCCGCGCGCCAATCGTTCGATCTAAGTTTTACGCCTTAGAGCTGATTGACTGCCCATTACCCCCGTACGGTTACGGTCATGTTGTAATTGGTGAGAAGCATCTGGCGCTGCTGTACCAGATTGGCTCGCATGAGACCCGTTGCCTCATCGACGTTCCCGAGAACCTTCCCGCTGCCTCGCCGGCAAATGGGGGTGTGCGCGGCTACCTCCATAAGGTTGTTATCCCGTCGCTCCCAGAGTCTGTTCGCCCCTCTGCCTTGAAAGCCCTCTCGGATGGCAAGATCCCAAGGAGTATGCCAAACAGCTGGTTACCCCCTACACCTCAGACTCAGCACGAGGGCATCCTGATCCTCGGTGACGCCATGAACATGCGGCATCCTCTGACGGGAGGCGGCATGACGGTTGCATTCAACGATGCACTTCTCGTTGCAGAACTGCTAGATCCGGATGTCGTTCCCAGCCTGTCCGACACAGCTGCCGTCCGGGCTGCCATGAAAACGTTTCACTGGCGTCGCAAGCGGTTGACATCGATCGTCAACGTGCTCGCCCAGGCGCTTTACAGTCTCTTTGCCGCGAGCGACTGGCGTCTGGACGCCCTCAGGCGTGGCTGCTTTGAATACTTCCAGCGCGGCATCACCGATGAGCCTTGTGCCATGTTGGCGGGTCTTCTCGAGAGCCCTACCACGCTCGCCTATCACTTCTTCAGCGTTGCATTTGTCGCACTTTGGCTACATCTCTCCGGCTCGATCGGCTCGCCCGCGGGTTTGTGGAAATTGCCCATGGTCCTGATTGAATGTGTCATGATTTTGTGGAAGGCCTGTGTCGTATTCCTTCCTGTCATGTGGGCCGAGGCCGCCTAG